TTGAGAGATAAAGTAGGTTCAGTTGTTCGTCCGATAATTGAACTGAAAGATTTTCAAAAAATAAAATTGAATGCCGGAGAAACTAAAACGGTCAAATTTACTATTGATAAACAAAAATTATCTTTTTATAATTCTGATTTAAAATGGATTACAGAACCCGGAGATTTTGACTTGATGATTGGTTCTTCTTCTTCTGATATCCGCTTGAAAGCTACTTTTGAACTAAATAATTAATTAAAAAAACTATACTATGAAATCTGTTTTAATACTTCTTGTAATGCCTCTTTTGCTTTTGGCACAACAAAAAAAAGATAGTATCAGGGTGTTTTATTTGGGCGGTCAGTCCAATATGGAAGGGTTTGGCTATGTAAAAGGATTGCCGGATTCTTTAAAAAAGAATAAAAATGTTTTTATATATCAAGGAAATCCTGTTGGCGATAATGATAAAACCGGAGGTTTGGGAAAATGGGATTTGCTGCAAGCCGGACACGGAACCGGTTTTTCATCTGATGGAAAAACGAATGTACTTTCTGATCGATTTGGAGTTGAGCTTTCGTTGGCTAAAAGGTTGCAAGAATTATATCCAAATCAAAAACTCGCTTTTATAAAATATGCCAGAAATGGTTCCTCAATTGATAGTATCGGAACTGCTGGATTTGGTGCTTGGGAACCTGATTTTAAAGGAGGAAAAGGAAAGAATCAGTACGATTATTTTCTAAAAACGGTTAATAATGCCATGGCTGTAAAAGATATAAATGGCGATGGAGTTGAAGATGTTCTGATTCCAAGTGGTATTATTTGGATGCAAGGCGAAAGCGATGCGGATAAAACAGAGCAAATTGCAAATCAGTATTATTCAAATTTAAAGAGATTAATGGACCTTATGAAAGCTGCTTTTAGAGACGATGATTTACCTGTTGTAATCGGGAAAATTTCGGATTCTGGCGATGATACAGACGGAAAAGTTTGGGATTTTGGCGAATTGGTTCAGTATAGCCAAGAAAAATTTGCGGCAACAGAACCTAATGCAGCCATTGTAAGAACTACAAATAACTATAAATATTCAGATAAATATCACTATGATAATGCCGGATTTATTGACTTAGGCAAGCAATTTGCCAATGCAATTTTTCTTCTGAACAATAAAAAAACGAGTAAACTCTAAAAGTATTTTTGAATTAGAGCACTAAAACGGATTGTTAGAAAAACTAGTGTTAGAAAACAGATTTGTTGGATTTTGATATTTTGAAAAAAGAAAAGAAACGCAATTCCTTACTTTCAATATTTTTAAATTCAGAGTGTTATGATTTTTTTTTTTTTGATTTTAAAAAAAAAATTCATTTAAGAATCTTGAATTAAAATTCTTAGATGAAATAAAATAAAGGCTTTATAATTCTAAATTAATATATTTGAACCTGTATTTTTAATTTATGTTCAAAATGATGGGAAAATGGATGTGAACATAAAATAAAAAAGTATTGACTCTGTCAATTTTCCTAATAAACTTGTAGTTATGGTATTTAAATTAGGCGACTAAAATTGATTAAGAGAAAATTTAAAATAGAGGTTGTCCTTATCGGGCAACCTCTTTTAAATTTGGTTTCAATACTTTTTTCAACAACAATTTCTAACTAACAATTTTTTTTAATTCTGGTTCACTGCTTTTAATATAGCTTCCAGACTTTCTTCTGTAAATTTTCCTCCTGATAATAACATGAATTTGTTTATTGGCATATCAGCTAGCATGGCCTCAAAGAAAGCTGCTGCTTTTTTCTCATCTTCTGTTTCTGCTTTTTTAGTAGAACCTGTAAAACTTTGAACGATTTGTGCGTAGATAGCCACGCTGTTTGGAGCTTTTTTAAATTCTTTAAATAATGATTCACGAGTAAAAACTACTTTGACTGGTTTTGTAGATTGAATATCTATGGTTTGTTTTAAAGGTAAGTTACGAGAAGAACTTCCAACTAGAACATCAAATTTTCCTGATTTTATAACCCAATCATGAGATTTTGTATTGTAATAAGCAAAGTCACGAGAAGTCAATTTGAAGCTAACTGTTTTTTCTTCGCCAGGAAGTAAGCTTACTTTTTCAAAATGTTTCAATTCATTTTCTGGTCTTGCAACTTCACTTTCTTGTTCGTGAACATACAATTGAACCACTTCTTTACCAGCTACTTTGCCTGTATTTTTTACTTTTACAGCAATTGTAATTTCATCAGAATCTTTGGCAGATGTAGTATTTGCAGTAATGTCAGAATAGTCGAAAGTAGTGTAACTCAAACCGTATCCAAATGGGAAGTTAGGTTCAATTTTCTTTTTGTCATAATAACGGTATCCGATAAAAACACCTTCGCCATAAATTGCATTTCCGTCTCTTGATGGGAAATCCATTGCAGTTGGAGTATCTTCTAAACGTGCAGGGAAAGTTTCAGATAATTTTCCGGAAGGATTTACTTTTCCTGTCAATACATCGGCAATAGCTCCACCACCTGCTTGTCCACCAAGATAGGCTTCAACAATAGCAGTTACATCATTTTTCCAAGGCATAGAAACCGCAGCTCCATTCATCAAAACGACTACAATATTAGCATTTGCTTTTGCTACTTCGGCAATCAATTTGTTGTGACCAGCAGGCATATCCAGATTGTTTCTGTCGTACCCTTCAGATTCGTAAGAGTCTGGTAAACCAGCAAAAACAATAACTAATTCAGCATTTTTTGCGTTTTGAACTGCTTCAGCAATTTGTGCGTCATTTGTTTCTCCTGCGGTATTATATCCGGTTGAAAAGCTAAATTGAGTTCCTTTGGCTAATTTTTGTAATTCAGTAAGCGCATTTAGAATTTGAGTAGGACGAACTTGTGAACTACCGGCTCCTTGGTAACGAGGATTTTTTCCAAAATCACCTACAATAGCTATTTTCTTCAAAGATGATTTTAGCGGTAAAATTGCATTGTCATTTTTTAATAATACAATACATTCACTACTTACTTGTCTTGCTAATTCGTTATGTTTTATTTTATCGAC
This region of Flavobacterium lacustre genomic DNA includes:
- a CDS encoding glycoside hydrolase family 3 C-terminal domain-containing protein; its protein translation is MKKIILLLIGLTLSSQSYAQSVDYREKAAKLVAKMTLEEKASLCSGETAWSTKAIARLGIPSIFMTDGPHGLRKAEGFDFTNSVPATCFPTASALASSWNPALAQKMGEALAVESQANDVQILLGPGVNMKRSPLGGRNFEYFSEDPILAGTIATAYINGVQSQGVGTSMKHFAANSQETERMSNSSNVDERTLNEIYFPAFEMAVKNAQPWTVMCSYNRLNGVYASESPYLLNDVLKKQWGFKGFVVSDWGAVNERAAGVDAGLGLEMPASGGFNDKKIVDAVKKGTLSEARLNEIVIDVLAVTLKAKDSHKKGIVVDKIKHNELARQVSSECIVLLKNDNAILPLKSSLKKIAIVGDFGKNPRYQGAGSSQVRPTQILNALTELQKLAKGTQFSFSTGYNTAGETNDAQIAEAVQNAKNAELVIVFAGLPDSYESEGYDRNNLDMPAGHNKLIAEVAKANANIVVVLMNGAAVSMPWKNDVTAIVEAYLGGQAGGGAIADVLTGKVNPSGKLSETFPARLEDTPTAMDFPSRDGNAIYGEGVFIGYRYYDKKKIEPNFPFGYGLSYTTFDYSDITANTTSAKDSDEITIAVKVKNTGKVAGKEVVQLYVHEQESEVARPENELKHFEKVSLLPGEEKTVSFKLTSRDFAYYNTKSHDWVIKSGKFDVLVGSSSRNLPLKQTIDIQSTKPVKVVFTRESLFKEFKKAPNSVAIYAQIVQSFTGSTKKAETEDEKKAAAFFEAMLADMPINKFMLLSGGKFTEESLEAILKAVNQN
- a CDS encoding sialate O-acetylesterase: MKSVLILLVMPLLLLAQQKKDSIRVFYLGGQSNMEGFGYVKGLPDSLKKNKNVFIYQGNPVGDNDKTGGLGKWDLLQAGHGTGFSSDGKTNVLSDRFGVELSLAKRLQELYPNQKLAFIKYARNGSSIDSIGTAGFGAWEPDFKGGKGKNQYDYFLKTVNNAMAVKDINGDGVEDVLIPSGIIWMQGESDADKTEQIANQYYSNLKRLMDLMKAAFRDDDLPVVIGKISDSGDDTDGKVWDFGELVQYSQEKFAATEPNAAIVRTTNNYKYSDKYHYDNAGFIDLGKQFANAIFLLNNKKTSKL